In Arachis hypogaea cultivar Tifrunner chromosome 2, arahy.Tifrunner.gnm2.J5K5, whole genome shotgun sequence, a genomic segment contains:
- the LOC112749899 gene encoding sulfoquinovosyl transferase SQD2, giving the protein MNTTSTSLSINPSLSPPFLSPDTNTTHSSSFSFPSSSSSYYPRFPSAGFSLLQSFGQKPITPICKRSKFCTFQGSNTLRRRKSSYLGATNEKMTIAGDSLLQVVEEEEDSPPESALLDPENNSRPRRIALFVEPSPFAYVSGYKNRFQNFIKYLREMGDEVMVVTTHEGVPKEFYGAKLIGSRSFPCPWYQKVPLSLALSPRIISAVAEFKPDIIHASSPGIMVFGALAIAKLLSVPIVMSYHTHVPVYIPRYTFSWLVQPMWWVIKFLHRAADLTLVPSAAIARDLEVARVTAANKIRLWNKGVDSESFHPKFKSHEMRIRLSNGEPEKPLIVHVGRLGVEKSLDFLKSVMDRLPEARIAFIGDGPYREELEKMFQGMPAVFTGMLGGEELSQAYASGDVFVMPSESETLGLVVLEAMSSGIPVVGARAGGVPDIIPEDQDGKIGYLYTPGDLEDCLSKVKPLLYDHELRKTMGQAARLEMEKYDWRAATKKIRNENYNAAIWFWRKKRAQLLRPFQWLTKRIFPSPEVNV; this is encoded by the exons ATGAACACTACTTCCACTTCTCTCTCTATaaatccctctctctctcctccttttCTCTCACCTGACACAAACAccactcattcttcttctttctcttttccctcttcctcttcttcatacTACCCTCGTTTTCCTTCTGCTGGATTCTCTCTCCTCCAATCATTTGGACAAAAACCCATCACACCCATTTGCAAAAGATCGAAGTTTTGCACCTTTCAAGGCTCAAACACTCTGAGAAGAAGGAAAAGTTCGTACCTTGGAGCTACCAACGAAAAAATGACCATAGCTGGGGATAGTTTGCTTCAGGttgttgaggaagaagaagattctcCTCCTGAGTCTGCTTTGCTTGATCCTGAGAACAATTCTAGGCCAAGAAGAATCGCACTTTTCGTTGAGCCTTCTCCATTTGC GTATGTTTCAGGATATAAAAACCGGTTTCAGAATTTTATAAAATACCTTCGTGAAATGGGAGATGAG GTAATGGTTGTGACAACACATGAAGGTGTACCCAAGGAATTTTATGGAGCAAAATTAATTGGATCGCGAAG CTTCCCTTGTCCTTGGTATCAGAAGGTACCCCTCTCTTTGGCACTTAGTCCAAGAATAATATCAGCTGTTGCCGAGTTTAAGCCTGACATAATACACGCATCGTCACCAGGAATAATG GTGTTCGGTGCTCTTGCAATTGCAAAGCTTCTTAGTGTTCCCATTGTCATGTCTTATCACACCCATGTACCAGT ATACATTCCAAGATACACCTTTAGCTGGCTGGTGCAACCCATGTGGTGGGTCATAA AGTTTCTGCACAGAGCTGCAGACCTGACTTTGGTGCCGTCAGCTGCCATTGCAAGGGATCTTGAAGTAGCTAGAGTAACAGCAG CTAACAAGATTCGCCTTTGGAACAAGGGTGTCGATTCTGAAAGTTTCCATCCCAAATTCAAGTCCCATGAAATGCGAATAAGACTGAG CAATGGCGAGCCTGAGAAGCCCTTGATAGTTCACGTAGGACGGCTTGGAGTCGAGAAAAGTCTAGATTTCCTCAAAAG TGTCATGGATAGGCTTCCTGAAGCAAGAATTGCTTTTATAGGAGATGGACCATACAG AGAGGAGCTGGAGAAAATGTTTCAAGGCATGCCTGCAGTATTCACAGGAATGTTAGGAGGGGAAGAACTGTCTCAAGCTTACGCCAGTGGAGACGTCTTTGTGATGCCTTCGGAATCCGAGACACTCGGCCTGGTTGTCTTAGAGGCCATGTCTTCAGGGATTCCGGTCGTGGGAGCACGTGCCGGTGGTGTCCCAGACATAATCCCTGAAGACCAAGATGGCAAGATTGGCTATCTCTACACTCCGGGCGATCTAGAAGACTGTTTGAGCAAAGTAAAACCTCTCTTGTACGACCACGAGTTGAGGAAAACCATGGGACAAGCTGCTCGTCTGGAGATGGAGAAGTACGATTGGAGAGCAGCCACAAAGAAGATTCGCAACGAAAACTACAACGCGGCCATTTGGTTCTGGCGCAAGAAAAGGGCTCAACTTTTAAGACCCTTCCAATGGCTCACGAAACGGATTTTCCCATCTCCAGAGGTCAATGTATAG